A stretch of DNA from Acipenser ruthenus chromosome 21, fAciRut3.2 maternal haplotype, whole genome shotgun sequence:
CCTGCCAGTCCCCACACTCTCTCCTATTTATTTACACGTTGCCTGCTCACAGCCCTTCTCACGCCAGGCATAGGGTGCATAACACTGTAGCTTATTAATTTGAAAAAGACGCAGCCGCTTCCTGGCTGTTTAATCAACAGAATCAAATCCGTGCAATAAATGAGGAATGGAGCCACAGGCGGGGGAGCTAGTCTAACTCGAGAGGCAGGCAGCCTCGCTTCGTGACACATTCGGACAGTTCAGGTAGTTTACTATGGGAAAGATccaaagatattcaaagattAGGAACACTAAGACATCATACATTACAAGAACTTGCCTTGTTAGTGCTATGGCATTTTAAACACTGGTGCATATAGTGCCTACAAAACACGACTGCCCCATAGCGCCACCCAATCATGATGATGAAACCACTGTCACAATATGCAATAATGCCAAAATCACCAAGAGTGTCTCTGTTGCAAGCTAGTAAGCACAGCCCATATTGCAGAAGATACTGAACACAATGTGCGTGTCTCACCCTCCCATTCCCCAACAGCTTTGTTTAGCAGCACTATTAGTGTAACATGCAATCAGGGGGCCCTTTAAGCCTgaatactttatttttaatatccacAGAACTCTCTGGAGAAACGGAAGGTGGGGGCACCTGGTGTGCACACACTTAGTGCTGCCACAAGATGGTAGTGGGCAGCCGTGGTATTGCAGCTAAAGTGGTGGACGAGATCAAGACCTGTTGTCATTTTTCAGGTTTCAGCTTTAAACCTTTTACATCATGTGGGCTTTATTTCCTCCTTTATTCATTTCACTGCAGTGAACCCTAGCCACCCTGTCCCACACTGAGCTGGGACAACCCTGATCTAAAGCCCTGCTGTTCAACTTGGCAAAACAAAGCAGTATCTATTGACCCGGGCGTCAGCCGAAGTGTAATTTACAGCCAGCAGGAAAATGTTCCTCTGGGCTCTTCCATGTACAGTATTGCAAGAAGGAGCTGTGATCGCTGTGCGGAGCCACAACCTGCAACAGACAAATCTTCATTAGCAAACAACCTGGCCAACCTTTCTGAATGCTGTGGATTCTCACCAAAACGTAAGGGCCTGCAATATTATCCAAGAGTTTTCAGAACTATTTAAAGTTATCTctaatgtatacttttttttgttttgcaaactaATTGTGCATTAATTTGTAAAGTACTGCTGCAGAAAAGCAGTTGCCATGATTTTGATGACCTGGCAAAGTTGAAAGATATTAAATGATATGGGAATGGGTTGATCACTGTGGTGAGGCAGGAGCACattacattgcattgcattggcATGCATGGTGCTGCTCTGTTCAGTGCAAATCCCCTCTTTCTTGAACTAGATGTGTTGGGAGAATGGGATCGTTTTCACACCCTGGAGTTAACTGAGGTATGATATGAAGACGAAGAGCGTGTCCCGCAGGTTCACACTGCGGTTTTCGTGACAAAGTTTCATGTAAACACCACACTATAGATGCATTAAACCACACTGAATCCACAGCAGTAACGCGAGGAAGTGAAGGGCCGAGAGCGAAGAAGGGGAGGAGGGCCTCCCGGGTGCAGAGTTTCCTGGTGTCAGGTCCCCAGTCCTTTCAAAGATGTGAAACTTGTCTTTGTTTGAATGCAAGATTTTCATGTCCTCGAAAGCGTAATACGCAGCCAAGGTGAAATTGACGTCGCCCGTGGTGAGCAAGTCAAAGACGCAGGACTGGAAATACAAATCCTCCACGGGAAGTCTCTCCTTGCATTTGACCACGGCCGACTTGTAGGTGAAAGCCTCCACGGACACCGATCCCCTGTTGCCCCCCCCAGCAGCCACGTGGCTCTCTGCTGCCCGCGCCCGGAAGGTCCTGAAGTCAATGCGCTCGCTCTGCGGGCAGCCGCGCAGGCACAGGTACAGGCCCTGGTTCTCTGTGTCCTCGGTAGAGTTCACCACGTCCTCAGGCATGCGCACTGCGAAGGTCAGGTAGCGGCCGACCTGGCGCACCACGATGGTCGTGCCGATGTACCTGGCCTGGATCTCTATGTGCTGCCCGGGCATCTTCTCCACGATGCGCAGGGTGTTTGCCCCGTGCCGGTCGCCGCCATTTCTAGAGCCGTCCACGAATGCAGCCGGCAGCTCGTCCGTCTCAGCTTGGTACACCTTCTGGTCGACGCATTCTTGAAAGTTCTTGAAGATGATGGTTAGctgtggcaaaaaaacaaaaaggagagTAAGATTCGGAGTGGTgaactctttaaaaataaatctgttgcgCTAACTTTCAGTAGGGAAGAATTTCACACTTTCCCTGTACCCGTGAAGAGTCCTGGCCAAGTTTTAGAAAGCGAATGTGTGAAATCAACCAGAGACCAGCTAAATTTAGAGGAATGAAAGATAATATTTAACACATGGAAAATGTAAAAGGATATAGGCATGGGAGAATAAGTCGACACTAGATTGCTTTGAAAGAATTCTTTAGAAAGCCGAATGAATATGCTCCCCATTGTAACTGCAGGCCAGGAAGATGTCTTGCAGTCGTCTTATTATTGCACACTGAAAAACAATGATTCTGTGTTCTTTCCAAGGGAGTAGGCTTGTTGCTGTTTGTTCTAAGGTTGGAAAGGTAGAAGACACAGTTGACTGCTTCATAAAAGTCTGCCAACACACATATCTCTCTGCCCAGTAACCCTGAGCATTTTGTTTCAGCTGTGTCTATACATAAAGAAGCCAAACTAAGCAATTCTGAAACATGGCAAAGAGCCTGTGGATACAAAGAGGCTATATTCCAATACTCTGCAATGTGTAAATGAAAGCACGAAGCCTGTTTAATAAGACTTGGTTCATTCCTTGTTTTGCTATTTCATTTGGAGGCCTGTGGGCCGTTGTCACTTGTTTGACCTCTGGGCAGTGCTTTGGCTTGCTCTGATCTGTGTGAAGGGGAGGGCTGGGGCTGAGTGGAGCTGCAAGTTCCTTTATGATTAACCACTCCAGCAGGGCTCCACAGCTCCCTGGTTTGAGGATAGCCTGGAGGTTTGATTTGCAACAGGAACACAAAGCTGCTGTCTCTCCACTACTACAATGAAATGCAAAGTATCTATTTAAATctgcctgtgtttttgtatttcattcCTATGTCCTAACATTTTCCATAGACTGTATTTGTCCAGATAGTAGCCAGAACAGACAAAtgctgatacacacacacacacaatgtaattcCCAGTCAGTGAACAAGCTTAATTTAAATAACAGGCCCTTAATTCAGACATGAAGAGCGGGTATCTGCTATTCCTGTCTCGGTACCATTACTATCTTGGCTGTCTCGATATTGGATTAAACAACAGTGATTTATGACTTCATTTTATGTTCTGGCATTCCATTTATAAAACTGATGTTACTGACAAAGTCTTAAGCTATTATGGAATTGTTCCAAACATAAAGCCTGGAACACATGGAAAAAAGCCCACAGCAGGATACCATACTGTTATCAAGTTAAAGAAATGGAACATTACTGAATGCTGTGAGCGACTATGCACAGCCGGGACCAAGTGTATGTATGAGTTCTGAATGGGAAGCTGGGTAGCGCAGTAGAATTGAGTCCTGGTGATCTTTGCCTGGCCTTCACTCCCTGTTTGCTTTGTTCATTGCATGGATTTATATCTTCTGAAAACCTGTTATGTTGTGATAGCGCTGTTAACCTTGAAGAGAATTTCAGTGTTTCTCTTATACAGTGATATCACTGAGCATAATGCAATGCTGATATTCTGCAATTCGCTTGTGTTGCAAAGCACCTTGTGTTGCTCTGGACAAAGATGTAATGCCCTCACCTTGCTTGTTGCCGTGGCGAGGGACCCAGGCAGGACCGGGGAGTTGGTGACCTGCACATACAGGTACTTATTGTCTATAAGGGGCCAGGAGCCTCGCACCTTGCAGGTTTGGAAGTCGTCCCCGAAGGTCCTGAGGTGCGGGTCCCCAAACAGGCCGCAGTGGGTGTAGTTGGGGGGCGCCGTGTGCTTATGGAAGCTCCGCTCGTAGTGGCAGATCTCGGGGCTGTCAGAGCGCTCCTGGCTGTCATGGGTGGAGGTTCGGGGGTGTGGCTGCGATGTGGGGCCCTCCTTGGAGCAGTTGTGCTGGCTCATGAGGTCCTCGATGCCGTGCACGGCCGAGTGGTAGGCAAGGTCCCCTCGGCAGGTGCGGGCCGTTCTTCGGACGCAGTGGGCGTACGCGCGGAGGGCCGTGCAGAACTCGGGGGCCCTCTCGGGGCCCGAGTGGTGAGTGCCGGATGTCGTGGCCCAGAACTCGGAGTTGCACTTCAAGATCTTACACTGCAGGCTCACTGGGGAACAGAAACACACAACACCGTTAGCAcccagagagggagaaggagcgTCTGCTGGTGAGAGGTAacattgtttgttgttgttgaaagccTCAGTTATTACACCATGAAGTGCATTTAGTGTAGTGATGTCCTAAAACTGCTTTTCAGGACAGTATCAGTGAAATCTAGCTTGTACAGCACTGTGAAATCCAATCACTGCTTACAAGGCTGCACTTGTTTCCATGTACCAACTTACTGGCCAAGAGAAGCACAGTACACTTTCTGTTCTGTTAGCTGGAATATGCCAGGAGTGActgtaggattattattattattattattattattattattattattattattattattattattatttcccataATCAATAATTTACGGATCTGGAAAATTCACACACGATCCTTCAGCAATCCACTGTCCTCAATATTTGATTGCTGTTATCAAAAGAAAGGAGTGCTATATAGTATAATAATAACTTACACAGTAACTGTGTATCATCACCAAGTACATTTATCAAAGCAGTTTCTGCACTGTATTATACAGCAGCCTCAGAGacacaattctgtgtaaatgaATCTTAATATTAGATGTAAACCATGTGTGATGTGGAGttacatttggaaaaaaaaaacaaaaacacacactacaAGCAAAAAAGAGAGAGTTTGGCATTTTTGAAATTGCTTAGCTCTTGAAATAATAACCACTTAAACTGCTTTCAGTGATCAGTATTTAAAACGTGTTTGGCCAGCTTTACATACGTGGTCTTCCTTCTTTCCAAGTTTTTTAAGCAATGCCAGCGGAGTGCTGAAATGAATCGCTGCTGGATCGCTCGTTTGTTCCATGACAATGGGGGTGCCACAGATCTGCATGGGCTCCGAGCATTAATAAAAactaacatttaaaaagttaGTAACAGCTACAAACAACACAGACACAGGGTTTTCACAAACCATCTGCTCCTTCTTTTGTGAATTTGGCAAAAGCACCCAAGTGTCTCCAGTTGGAAACCAAATTCACCAAACTGGACAGGTCGGTGTGAAAAATCACCATGCGCTTGCATAGCAGGGTTCTTGAGTGGGCCTCCTTTTTGAACTGCTAATCAGAAGTAATCAGACAGAATAATAGGCTGATTATTACTGCCTCATTTGCATGACAAAAAGAGCCGCTGCTAAAATCGGTGAATAACCCTCCAGGGATGTAAGAAGActgcttctaaaaaaaaaaaaaaaaaaaagggcactAAAGAATTCAACtccagtctggaagaaagaagaagGAGGGGTGGTCTGAAGTCTTTGAATGAAGACAATGCAATTTGCCATTGAGAGGAGACCGACAGAGCAATAAATTACCCAAGTGTAAAGGGATTAGGTCGAGTTTCACTGCTGATGCATGGCCGGGGGTGGAGATGGTTGAAAGCTCTTAAAGAAACAGGATCCTCTTTTTCTTTCCCTAGTGGTTTGGGCTATACCCAGAGATCCAAGCACTGAAAAGCaaacgggggaggggggaggggggggggaggccaCGACTAGcaactgcatagctcagacatcTAACTGCCCAGACCAGGGCCGTAATTAAAGGAAACTTTCATTTCAACAATCATTCTCTGTGACTTCAGTTACCAGGGCTGAAACTGTCATTCGATGCCATTTGATCCACTGGACAAGATCTTCCAATCATTGCAGGCATGTATCAAGTGGATATCGGAATGGATGCATTATCTCCCTCTCTTTCCAAAAGAATTAGGATTCAGACAAACAAGCTGCATTACTGATTGGGTAACCTGTAGCGATAGCTGCTAGCAATTACAAATGAGTCATGTGCTCAGTACACACAAACAAACCTGATTAAACAATATCCCAATTGCCGAATGCACAGTTTACTGAGTAGTGCTGTACAGGCTAGATTGTACTGATTAATCGCACTTTTAAAGATCCCATGAATGTATAACAAATAGATGACAGCCCGTTTGTATAGTACACAGCTACAGAATGGTGACAGCTACTTTGTCTTGATATCTCTTATAGAATTCCAAGAAAAACACCACaccaagaaaaaaacacacccttctataaaaaaaagtgcttttctgAACTGGTCCCAACTTTGCTTGCATTTTTTAAGAACCAATTCCAAGCCGCCTGGTTGGTGACGGTGGtaatttttaaatctgttttctaTAACCATTATATTTATTGCTATGGGTTTTACAAAGTTGAACTTGTGTCAGTGGTTACAAGTGTTTCACAAtatgccagtgtgtgtgtgtgtgtgtttgtgcacgaTAACATTGCATTTGCTCCTAATCAGACCAATCCAAAGGAAAAACCCATGCTGTAATGCATTTACCTCCCAATAATTCACACATAGCCTGTAGGAGCTTGTGAGCATGGTTACAAATACAACATACTTGCATTGTCTCAAGATCCTAATCAAACACTCAAAAGGGATACAGCTTCTTAAAACGGGTGCTGGATACATCTGCCATAATATTTGGAAGGTCTTGAGATAGATTGCATAAGCTAGCCTATACAGCACCTGGCTGATACAGCAGCTGTGTGCCAGTGATTCTAAGCACACAAACATTTCAGCTCATTCATCAATAGTGTTTATAAATACAAGCACTAGTTGTACATCccggtttttaaatgtttgtttctcTTTAAAGGCAGAGGCGAGGGTGTTTAATAGTCTCTAAGTCAATTTCTCAGCGTCAGTTTGATGCTGAATGCACACCcccttcctcttccccctcccccccaccacacagcAAGAACAAAAGGCATTTTATCACCCGTCAGATAAACTCCCATAAACTGATCTTAATCTAAAATCAACACCAAGAAAGGGGCGCATGCAAGCTCTTTTAAACTCACAGATCCATTTCACTTTGCATACACAAACTCAAAGCATGTGGTGCAATATGAGAGTGTCTGAATCCTTTAAAACCCTCAATATTGTTGTCCTTGTATAGTGTACATTGTTATAGGAGAACAAATCACAATTTGTTTCAGCAAATTAGCTCAAGCTGTGTAAAGTATACAATGAAATTTGTAAGTACAGATtcatctttttttctaaaataacaaACGATTAAACGTGGTCATGCTGGCGAAATTCAGGTGAGAAAGTTTTACTGAAAGTGCACTCGATATTTCACAAGTACAATCTGTAAAACATTCAACAATCCTTACTGCTTAAACTGAAAGGGACCAGAAAAACACGAGGCcgttttagaaaaagaaacagCTGAGTTTTTCTTTCCGGCGAGTTTGCATATTTCTTTGAAGACGGGTCAGTTTTCAGCCAGGTCTGTTTTGCACGCCTGCTTTTCTAACACAATTAAAAGCATGCGCTGCAAACAGAACGGCCTGTCACGGGGTTCAAAGAGAATACTCTGGACAGATTCGAAAATACGGTTCTTAAAATATGTGTTACATTGCTGTTGTGAATAAAAAAGGCCTTTCACATTAAAAGCAAAGTGTTTCCAGTAAACATTACCACATAACTAGttagctatgtttttttttccccccctcctAACTCCTATCTTGCTACATTGTTTCAGAGCCCATTAACTGCCAAAGGAAAAACTACACTGCAGATCGACTGGAAACCAATTAATCAAAGGTAAAAGACTCCTTACACACAATTGACCGAAGCAACAAAGTATCGTTTGACAGAAAGGCTGGTGTCCCAGTACAGTCACATCTTTTGGGATCACAGAGGGTAGGGTCACACATGTTGTACCCCGTCCTGAACAGCATGTGCCTGCTGCACACACACCTCTGATCAGTCAAGATCATTTCAAAACAAGAACTGTGGGTTATGAGGGCGTGCCTTTGAGTTACAATGagatgtctttttttatattttaataagcgTTTTGAGTTGTGGTTTAACAAGCAgttaaatgcttttaaacagaaacaaacataGCTACCTGTTGATTTGATGTGTGGTAAACTAGGCTGTTACTACTGACACAGCTCATCGCATGACAGTGTTGGTACCAGGAAACAAGCCCCTTTTAAGTGTAAAACTTGtgagtaacaaaaacaaacataaatgagCTTTGAGCTAAAAATGtgaaatgcagatttatttaggAGAGGGCAGACCTGGTATTTTTTGGCATTTTCTAGGAAACTCCAACCCTACTCAAAAGCAATTGGGTGAGTGGTGGTGTAGGAGCCGGTGCAGCATTTTACCCAGAAGGATTTTAAAGTACTTTATATAAAGGAACAAAACCCGTTCTGTGGAGAAAACTCCCCTCCCCCAACAAAAACAAGCGCTGGAATGCACAGGCACGCTTCTGCCAAAACAGCATTGTGAAAAACTAGGGGATTCATTGAAAACAGATGCTTTTTACAGCCAGATTTAcagctttatttagattttcCACTTCAGAAACGTAAAAGGAAAGTTAGAAAATATCAAAAAGACGTCACCCCCAAATGCCATTTCAGAAGCTCCGTACCGAGAGTGATGTTAGCTCTCGCCCATGCGTGTATGACGAGTATCTGCAGCCCCTAAGACAGTGTGTTGTTGAATGTTATTTTGAATCTAACCCCATAGCGTATCTGTGTTTGTTTTCCAGGGTTGCTATATGCAGAGCACTGAAGATTTCAAGATGATGCAAAAcaaaggagaaaaaacaaaaatagtggGAAAATCAAGTATTAAAAATAAGCattcgtgtatttatttatttcaaaacgtAATTACCGCCATGTATGAGCAATGGTAGTGTTATCCTAGCTCTCTGGAAAGTCAGTATGTGTGCCCGTTTACTGAGCACTTTGTGTGTTCCTCTTCAAAGCGTGTTTAAACACATTTAACTGATGACAAACACGGCATACAAAACCTGATCCATTCAAAGGTAAGAAGTGATCAGTTAGTTACACATCTGCCTCCCGTGTAATAAACTACCAACGTTTCATTTCTTTTACACCGCCGTACAGTACTATAAATAAGTACTTTCCCTGGTCTATGAATGTGTTGGATACTGTAACATGATTGGATTAATACGCAATAGTTCAGGCAGAACCATTAAACTACAACgcatgttgtaaaaacataaagACAAACATTACATCAAATATTTAATATCGTCTTTTTTACATTTAACATAGCAAATGATACTGTAAAGGAAAACATGCAGTACGCTTGTATAGCTACAGTATTTCCCAGTCTCAATTAGCATAACAATCACAGTTAATAATGCATGGCATTGTACATGCGGTacttcaaacttcagaaacaccATGGAACGTATCAAGTCTTTATAATGTATAGAGAGGCCCCGCTGAAGGGCTGTGGGGGAGGAGGGGGCGAGGGAGAGCTTCAACACTCCTCGCTAGCTGAGTaacttacacacagacacacacacacacacacacacagacacacacgcacacgcacacagacacacgcacacgcacacgcacacagacacgcacacacaggagGCGGCTGGCTGCATAATCTTACCTGCAGGAAAAATGCACAGAAAAACCGAGAGGATCTGGCCGATTCCCAGGGCTGAGGGTCCTGCCCCTTTCCCCATACCCATCCATCCAGATCCGGATcgcacctctctcctctccctggcAAAGGCAAGAGAAGGAGAAGAAAAGCAAGAGGCGGAAGATACAATTAACAGATGTGCGCTGCGGCTGCTGCTGCGGGGAGTAATTCCAGCGGAGAAAATAAAACCgaggaagaagcagcagcagtaCTGGCAGCGGCGATGGGAGATGCAGTGTGCAAGTAAACCATTCGTTAGGATCGgaccaaaaaaaagagaaatgcgCCTGAGAGTTATACCCGTGCAGTTCTATTACTCTGTGATTTGAGATCTTTGAACAAAACAGGGAAACCTACACTCGATCTACCCCATCCCTCTGGTGTCAAGAAGCCTCCTCCCACCTCCCCGTCTGCCCAATAGGGAGCGGTCCTCCTTGCCCGCAGCCCCTCTGCGGATTCAGGTTACGCCCCGACCTTGCCGAGACGCTCTCTCTCCCCTCGCAGTGCTGCTGTGCGAGCGAGCTCTTGACACTTCGACTGAGCGATAAAGTTTCAATCAACATCAGCAAGATTTTTTTGAAGGGGTGGGGGACTTGCCGATCGGAAAACACGGGTAAGGAGgttcctgttgtacagtattgcacgaaaaataaatattttactgcACTTTGCCCGTGTGACCTACCGTACAGCAAGGATGCATTCTAGTATGGGCcctccatgtatttattttaatgttcccCAATGCTTTGCAGGAAATATACCGACATAAAAAGATTACATCCCAccactggtattattattattattattattattattattattacaaaccaAAACGGTAGTTTTTGCcaaatatacatatatgtgtCCGCAAACAATGTGCTCGTTTTAAACCGAAATGTAACGACTATTAAATGTTAATGATAATCACACGTTTTATATTCCACAAATGGTACTACAGTCCATTCCTAAATGGTGACTTTAAGCCGAATGTAACATATAATAATCGCACAGCACTGGAGATCAGACAGAACCCAGTGtgtgactttttaattttttttataaataaataaaatggcatcaCAACTGCATTCATTTATCACAGCATGGAAATGCTAGTGAAAATGAATCTACTGCAATGAATCAATAACATTGAGCCTGCCTCCAGGACGGGGTGGGTCTGCAACGAACACAGTCATTTGCAGCTTTAGCTTTTTATCTTTTCTAGTGTTATGGTTAATAAAACatacaaggagagagagagagagagagagagagagagagagagagagagagagagagagagagagagagagagagagagagagagagagagagagagagagagagagagagagagagagagagagagagagagagaaggaaccTTAAACACAAAGATGTGTCAAGTCAGTCTACTTTAGGTTGCTGCCCAGTCATTCCAATTACTGAAAGCACAGTAATAGACTTGTGATGAATAAAGTACTGCATGAAACACATGAGCTCATTGCAAGGGCAGTGTAGGCCTATGTGCCTATTTGCCTGTATGCAAACACTTAGGGGCTGCTATCTGCTGGAGAGGTGCAAAGTGTTTTGTTGACACTGTATTGCATTGTAATACGCATTGTATAACACAGGTACAACTCCTTATAATCCGGGATGAATAAAGTGCTACAACACAGGTACAACTCTTTATAATCTGGGATGAATAAACGTGCTACAACACAGGTACAACTCCTTATAATCCGGGATGAATAAACGTGCTACAACACAGGTTAACAACTCACTGTAACCCATGACAAAGATGTTTCTGCTCATCTCACAAGAATACTAAATATCACATGGCAAAAACAAAAGGAATTAATTAGAAAcagatctattattattattattattattattattattattattattattattattattattattagtagtagtagtagtagtagtagtagtagtagtagtagtagtagtattttgcATAGAAAGTATATtatcaagcatttaaaataaggAGTTTCAAATGTGTCGGATAGCATTGCGTTTCCACTGTGCTGACGGGTGATAATGTAATGACCATAAAGGCAGAGCTCTGGCATGGCAGCGTTCTTCCAATGGGTGGCGCTTTCAGTATCTGCACTTGGGAAGAAAAAATCCTCCAACTATTTCTGAAAAAATGCAACCTTACACCACGACAAATCCACATGTCTTCCCAGAGCAACCAAAGAGAGTGGAGCGCCCATTAAAATCTCAGTTTGGGGAAATTGATTCCACCTCCGAGCAATTGAAATGCAATTACACCAACAGGCAGCGATCAGATTCGCATCAAAACATTTCCAAGGGTTCATCCTTTACCTTCTAACCGCAAAAATTCGGCTACGAGCTTACAAAACACCGACAGACAAGGACCGAAACATGGAAACAAGAATTAAAAAAGGGAAAGTCGTTTAAGTTCTCCTGTGTCAGCGCTGCTATTTATTGCGCCTCAGTGACACAGCTCCAAAAAAAAATATCGATACAAAATACTGTGACAAATCTAACCTGACATGAGCGTATCACAGAAGCTGTAAACGAGGAGCCCATAGCCAACTATTTATTCAACCATTAATAGGATATGCAACCATTATAGTATTATAAGCAATCCCGGAAAATAGCAAAAAGCTTGCATGCACATTACTGTGCTTTCTAGGTACAGCACAATGCGACTGGAAAACACACTGTTGGTTAAAGCATAGAAAATAATATTTCTGTTTCGCAAACAAGATGTATTCAAATAAGATACATTTTTGGTTAAATACGGTTATTTATTGTTCTAAAAAAAGcacaatatattatttaaaatattaaaatatgtgatGCTAAGGAATAGTTCAAGATTAAATAAAAGAAAGGAGTATCGgtatggaaaataaattaaaacactcaaaatatCTGGAAAAAGACACATATCTTCAGGAAAGGGTGCTGTTTGAAATAAAAGGTTATTGACacgttttctattttattttgtatccgttgttttttaaaaagcagactCAAATAAAGGCAAATGTCCAGGCTACACTATCCCAATGCGATCACGGACTCGTACCCGCCTCCCATGCTTACCTTTGCGGCTGCATGGAAATGTACAGTCCGGCTCGGGTCTGGGCTCAGCGGCGGTACGAAAGGGGTGGCGCGGAGAGGAGCCTGATATACGGTACCAAAAGTAATGTTGAAATAATCCTCAATTTGAACTGTCTTCAGCCTGGTGGAAAATACACTACCGTCCCTGCATGATTTGCAGAAGCCGTATTTTAGCAGCTGAGTGTTAATTAAAAGCGATTTCCCACCAGATCACTTGCTAATAGTTAAgatagaaaaacacacacaaggttTGACAACTGCAATCTGCACACTGAGCTACGGTGAAGCTGTTGGCGTTTCTGCTTCCAAAATGACTAGTTCTCTAGG
This window harbors:
- the LOC131699168 gene encoding repulsive guidance molecule A-like isoform X3; amino-acid sequence: MSQHNCSKEGPTSQPHPRTSTHDSQERSDSPEICHYERSFHKHTAPPNYTHCGLFGDPHLRTFGDDFQTCKVRGSWPLIDNKYLYVQVTNSPVLPGSLATATSKLTIIFKNFQECVDQKVYQAETDELPAAFVDGSRNGGDRHGANTLRIVEKMPGQHIEIQARYIGTTIVVRQVGRYLTFAVRMPEDVVNSTEDTENQGLYLCLRGCPQSERIDFRTFRARAAESHVAAGGGNRGSVSVEAFTYKSAVVKCKERLPVEDLYFQSCVFDLLTTGDVNFTLAAYYAFEDMKILHSNKDKFHIFERTGDLTPGNSAPGRPSSPSSLSALHFLALLLWIQCGLMHL
- the LOC131699168 gene encoding repulsive guidance molecule A-like isoform X2 — translated: MGMGKGAGPSALGIGQILSVFLCIFPAVSLQCKILKCNSEFWATTSGTHHSGPERAPEFCTALRAYAHCVRRTARTCRGDLAYHSAVHGIEDLMSQHNCSKEGPTSQPHPRTSTHDSQERSDSPEICHYERSFHKHTAPPNYTHCGLFGDPHLRTFGDDFQTCKVRGSWPLIDNKYLYVQVTNSPVLPGSLATATSKLTIIFKNFQECVDQKVYQAETDELPAAFVDGSRNGGDRHGANTLRIVEKMPGQHIEIQARYIGTTIVVRQVGRYLTFAVRMPEDVVNSTEDTENQGLYLCLRGCPQSERIDFRTFRARAAESHVAAGGGNRGSVSVEAFTYKSAVVKCKERLPVEDLYFQSCVFDLLTTGDVNFTLAAYYAFEDMKILHSNKDKFHIFERTGDLTPGNSAPGRPSSPSSLSALHFLALLLWIQCGLMHL
- the LOC131699168 gene encoding repulsive guidance molecule A-like isoform X1; translated protein: MQPQRERREVRSGSGWMGMGKGAGPSALGIGQILSVFLCIFPAVSLQCKILKCNSEFWATTSGTHHSGPERAPEFCTALRAYAHCVRRTARTCRGDLAYHSAVHGIEDLMSQHNCSKEGPTSQPHPRTSTHDSQERSDSPEICHYERSFHKHTAPPNYTHCGLFGDPHLRTFGDDFQTCKVRGSWPLIDNKYLYVQVTNSPVLPGSLATATSKLTIIFKNFQECVDQKVYQAETDELPAAFVDGSRNGGDRHGANTLRIVEKMPGQHIEIQARYIGTTIVVRQVGRYLTFAVRMPEDVVNSTEDTENQGLYLCLRGCPQSERIDFRTFRARAAESHVAAGGGNRGSVSVEAFTYKSAVVKCKERLPVEDLYFQSCVFDLLTTGDVNFTLAAYYAFEDMKILHSNKDKFHIFERTGDLTPGNSAPGRPSSPSSLSALHFLALLLWIQCGLMHL